One genomic window of Microbacterium sp. BH-3-3-3 includes the following:
- a CDS encoding iron ABC transporter permease, with product MSLATTDGTDVSNTGAEGRAVGSPHRNATLVLGLIVSAVVLVLATLASLAVGNRAIDPLTVLHSLFAYDDADPLHLMVVELRVPRTVLGIVVGAGLAVCGGLIQAFTRNPLADPGILGVNAGASFAVTFAVGVLGLTTPGAYVPFALAGAFVLTILVYALGSFGASGATPMKLTLAGVALGAALTGLTTAIVLRDLGTLQVMRFWGVGSIGGRTLDQLAWATPLIVGGLLIGLLCARSLNALALGDDLAQALGARVRVTRVLVIIAVTLLAGTSVAAAGPIAFVGLMIPHIVRWFTGPDQRWVLTYAMIIGPTFLLFADVLGRIVLPSGELRVGIVTALLGAPLLIALVRRERVSGL from the coding sequence ATGTCCCTGGCGACGACAGACGGCACGGACGTCTCGAACACGGGTGCGGAGGGCCGGGCAGTCGGCTCTCCGCACCGCAACGCGACCCTCGTGCTGGGACTCATCGTCTCGGCGGTGGTGCTGGTGCTCGCCACCCTCGCCTCGCTGGCCGTCGGCAACCGGGCGATCGATCCCCTCACCGTGCTGCACTCCCTGTTCGCCTATGACGACGCCGACCCCCTGCACCTCATGGTGGTGGAGCTGCGGGTGCCCCGAACGGTGCTGGGCATCGTCGTGGGCGCGGGCTTGGCCGTGTGCGGCGGGCTCATCCAGGCCTTCACCCGCAACCCCCTGGCCGACCCCGGCATCCTGGGGGTGAACGCGGGGGCATCCTTCGCCGTCACGTTCGCGGTCGGGGTGCTGGGGCTGACCACCCCCGGCGCGTACGTGCCCTTCGCGCTGGCCGGTGCCTTCGTGCTGACCATCCTCGTGTACGCGCTCGGCTCGTTCGGAGCCTCCGGGGCCACGCCCATGAAGCTGACGCTCGCCGGGGTCGCCCTCGGCGCGGCGCTCACCGGCCTCACGACCGCGATCGTGCTGCGCGATCTGGGCACGCTCCAGGTCATGCGCTTCTGGGGCGTAGGCTCGATCGGCGGACGCACCCTCGACCAGCTCGCCTGGGCAACCCCGCTGATCGTCGGCGGTCTGCTGATAGGGCTGTTGTGCGCCCGTTCCCTGAACGCGCTGGCCCTCGGCGACGACCTGGCCCAGGCGCTCGGCGCCAGGGTGCGTGTCACCCGCGTGCTCGTGATCATCGCGGTCACGCTGCTGGCGGGCACGAGCGTCGCCGCCGCCGGTCCCATCGCTTTCGTGGGGCTGATGATCCCCCACATCGTGCGGTGGTTCACGGGCCCCGATCAGCGCTGGGTGCTGACGTACGCCATGATCATCGGCCCGACCTTCCTGTTGTTCGCCGACGTCCTGGGCCGCATCGTGCTGCCCAGCGGCGAGCTGCGCGTCGGGATCGTCACCGCCCTGCTGGGCGCCCCGCTCCTGATCGCGCTCGTGCGCCGCGAGCGGGTGAGCGGACTGTGA
- a CDS encoding ABC transporter substrate-binding protein — MSHAFARPKIRRGSALVAAAIAAALILTGCSTSGETAGSTTPSTSAGGVVIEHGHGETVIPEKPQRVVALGWMTPDVVAALGTNPVGIEEVWGAGESGYQPWFEEFVTEKYGETPEIIPFTEDGPNYEAIKALKPDLILSLYSGVSDIEYERLSEIAPTVPYIDGPWNPGTWEGMTRTVGKALSEDAKAEELIAETEEQITTLAGEHPEFQDKTFVWGLTLNEGGTDLGVYLNYDPRVRITEALGFTSTSAMDSFLASAEGDNWYTGVSLEKLYDVQADLFAAWGGSAAEGTYTVENKVVSRWNPVANGSYVIYADAVKASAISAPTVLSLKYILPTYVDDLAAALQGTPTIAGE; from the coding sequence ATGTCGCACGCTTTCGCGCGCCCGAAAATCCGGCGCGGGTCCGCGCTCGTTGCCGCGGCCATCGCCGCTGCCCTCATCCTGACCGGCTGCTCGACCAGCGGCGAGACCGCCGGATCCACCACGCCCTCGACCTCCGCCGGTGGCGTGGTCATCGAGCACGGCCACGGCGAGACCGTCATTCCCGAGAAGCCTCAGCGCGTCGTCGCCCTCGGCTGGATGACGCCCGACGTCGTCGCCGCCCTCGGCACGAACCCGGTCGGCATCGAAGAGGTCTGGGGCGCTGGCGAGAGCGGCTACCAGCCGTGGTTCGAGGAGTTCGTGACCGAGAAGTACGGCGAGACCCCCGAGATCATCCCGTTCACCGAAGACGGACCCAACTACGAGGCGATCAAGGCCCTCAAGCCCGACCTGATCCTCAGCCTGTACTCGGGCGTGAGCGACATCGAGTACGAGCGCCTCAGTGAGATCGCGCCGACCGTGCCGTACATCGACGGACCGTGGAATCCGGGCACCTGGGAGGGCATGACGCGGACCGTCGGCAAGGCGCTGTCGGAGGACGCCAAGGCCGAGGAGCTGATCGCCGAGACCGAGGAGCAGATCACCACCCTCGCCGGCGAGCACCCCGAGTTCCAGGACAAGACCTTCGTCTGGGGTCTGACCCTGAACGAGGGCGGCACCGACCTCGGCGTCTATCTGAACTACGACCCCCGCGTGCGCATCACGGAGGCGCTCGGATTCACCTCCACCTCGGCCATGGACAGCTTCCTCGCGAGCGCCGAGGGCGACAACTGGTACACCGGTGTCAGCCTGGAGAAGCTCTACGACGTGCAGGCCGACCTGTTCGCCGCCTGGGGCGGGAGCGCCGCGGAAGGCACGTACACGGTCGAGAACAAGGTCGTCTCGCGCTGGAACCCGGTCGCGAACGGTTCCTACGTGATCTACGCGGATGCCGTGAAGGCCTCCGCGATCAGCGCTCCGACCGTGCTGTCGCTGAAGTACATCCTCCCGACGTACGTCGACGACCTCGCGGCCGCGCTGCAGGGCACGCCGACCATCGCGGGAGAGTGA
- a CDS encoding AraC family transcriptional regulator produces MVKPYLMGTGVVTGEDTGTRPLSPPHSHADAMLAWCYRGTVWIHLQDAMWRLAPGQGVWIPAHTPHTAHHERDSVGCYTYLPATSAITPIDDITRVLVPRAVQEMLLHLGINDMPTDLRVRIQSTLIEMLQQPTPDALNGWGEVPLPTDERVRALTQAVLDDPGDPRSAGELFLAHGLHERTVLRIFQNDVGMTFGRWRTGVRLTLGARLIIDGTPIGAAAHRCGYATTSAFSASFKERFGLTPRQHVARVQADSAHHLYWR; encoded by the coding sequence GTGGTGAAGCCGTACCTGATGGGGACAGGGGTAGTGACCGGGGAAGACACCGGCACCCGCCCGCTCTCGCCTCCGCACTCGCACGCCGACGCGATGCTCGCGTGGTGCTACCGCGGCACCGTGTGGATCCACCTGCAGGACGCGATGTGGCGACTCGCTCCGGGCCAAGGGGTCTGGATCCCCGCGCATACGCCGCACACGGCGCACCACGAACGGGACTCCGTCGGTTGCTACACCTATCTGCCGGCAACGTCCGCCATCACACCGATCGACGACATCACACGGGTCCTCGTGCCGCGCGCCGTGCAGGAGATGCTGCTGCACCTCGGCATCAACGACATGCCCACCGACCTGCGCGTGCGCATCCAGTCCACTCTGATCGAGATGCTGCAGCAGCCGACCCCCGATGCGCTCAATGGCTGGGGCGAGGTCCCGCTGCCCACCGACGAGCGCGTGCGCGCGCTGACGCAGGCGGTGCTGGACGATCCAGGCGATCCGCGCAGCGCCGGCGAGCTGTTCCTCGCCCACGGTCTGCATGAGCGCACCGTACTGCGCATCTTCCAGAACGACGTCGGCATGACGTTCGGGCGGTGGCGCACCGGGGTTCGGTTGACCCTCGGCGCCCGCCTGATCATCGATGGCACCCCCATCGGTGCGGCGGCTCACCGGTGCGGCTATGCCACGACCAGCGCCTTTTCCGCGAGCTTCAAGGAGCGGTTCGGACTCACCCCGCGTCAGCATGTCGCACGCGTGCAGGCGGACTCCGCACACCACCTCTATTGGCGCTGA
- a CDS encoding AIPR family protein produces MDRITTAYVEDFRTEQALPAGQSATTFEHFVNYCVLAENYDDEFSVVDVHTGGGADLALDGVAVIVNGALVTDIDEMSEFLTTNGYLDVRFIFIQAKSASGFSGEEIAAVGDGVLEFFEESPRLPISDRIVAARELMTWVYDHSSQFKHDKPTCEMFYVSTGKWTDDAHLVGKIRRAEERLAETNLFSRVTLRPFGATELQAAWIRSKNATSVEFTFANKATLPDIEGVTESYIGVLPLSEFLKIVSDAETGSIRRHIFEDNVRDFQGDNPVNNEMAHSLSTPEGSDRFAVLNNGVTLVARGLKSTANKFHVSDYQIVNGCQTSHVLYNSRDKLPDNLGVPFKVIATNDDEVINAITTATNRQTEVTDEDLFALTTFQKQLEAFMSSVGDERHRLHYERRSKQFSAQGVEKVRIITKTLALRSFAAMFLDEPRRAANYYSELKPYVGKTIFQSEHKIEPYYTSAFAYYKLEYLFRNGQIPVRYKPARYHLLTAARYIAAKGNAMPAFTANKMEGYAQKINEVLWDDSKAIELFEKAAHAIDVALGGGDLNRDAVKVQSFTDSVLAAVRN; encoded by the coding sequence ATGGACAGGATCACAACGGCATACGTCGAGGACTTTCGTACTGAGCAAGCGTTGCCAGCGGGACAGTCGGCAACGACTTTCGAGCACTTCGTGAACTACTGCGTGCTGGCCGAGAATTATGACGACGAGTTCAGCGTCGTCGACGTTCACACCGGCGGAGGTGCGGACCTGGCGCTCGATGGTGTTGCGGTTATTGTCAACGGCGCGCTGGTGACCGACATCGACGAAATGTCCGAGTTCTTAACAACCAACGGATATTTGGATGTCCGATTCATATTCATCCAGGCGAAGTCGGCTAGCGGGTTCAGCGGAGAAGAGATTGCGGCGGTCGGCGACGGTGTCCTGGAGTTTTTTGAGGAGTCGCCTAGACTCCCGATTTCCGATCGTATTGTCGCTGCTCGGGAGCTGATGACCTGGGTTTACGATCACAGTTCACAGTTCAAACATGACAAGCCCACCTGCGAGATGTTCTACGTGAGCACCGGGAAGTGGACCGACGATGCACATCTGGTTGGTAAAATTCGGCGCGCCGAAGAGCGGCTCGCTGAGACCAACCTGTTCAGCAGAGTCACCCTACGACCGTTCGGTGCTACGGAGCTTCAGGCGGCTTGGATCAGATCCAAGAACGCAACTTCAGTTGAGTTTACCTTCGCGAACAAGGCGACTTTGCCCGATATCGAGGGTGTGACTGAGTCGTATATTGGTGTATTGCCGCTTAGTGAGTTCCTCAAGATTGTGTCGGATGCGGAGACCGGCAGCATCCGTCGTCACATTTTCGAGGACAACGTGCGTGACTTCCAGGGTGACAACCCCGTGAACAATGAAATGGCTCACAGTCTCTCTACTCCAGAGGGATCGGATCGGTTCGCGGTGCTAAACAACGGAGTGACCCTCGTTGCACGTGGGCTGAAAAGCACGGCTAACAAGTTTCATGTATCTGATTACCAAATTGTCAACGGTTGCCAGACAAGTCACGTTCTGTATAACTCCCGAGATAAACTTCCAGATAATCTCGGGGTTCCTTTCAAGGTCATCGCCACTAACGACGACGAAGTGATCAATGCGATCACCACGGCCACCAACCGTCAGACAGAAGTCACTGACGAGGATCTTTTCGCCCTCACGACGTTCCAGAAGCAGCTAGAAGCATTCATGTCGTCGGTTGGAGACGAACGCCATCGGCTGCACTACGAGCGCCGGTCGAAGCAATTCAGTGCCCAAGGTGTTGAAAAAGTGCGCATCATCACCAAGACCCTCGCGCTTCGGTCGTTCGCGGCGATGTTTCTAGACGAGCCCCGTCGTGCAGCGAACTATTATTCCGAACTCAAACCCTATGTAGGCAAGACCATCTTCCAGTCTGAGCACAAGATCGAGCCGTACTACACCTCCGCGTTCGCTTACTACAAACTCGAGTATTTGTTCCGGAACGGCCAGATCCCGGTGAGGTACAAGCCTGCTCGCTATCACCTGTTGACCGCGGCGCGGTACATAGCCGCGAAGGGTAACGCAATGCCCGCATTCACCGCCAATAAGATGGAGGGTTATGCTCAGAAGATCAACGAAGTGCTATGGGATGACTCGAAGGCCATCGAGCTTTTCGAGAAGGCCGCGCATGCGATCGACGTTGCGCTCGGAGGTGGAGACCTGAATCGAGACGCGGTCAAGGTGCAGTCGTTCACCGACTCTGTGCTTGCCGCTGTTCGAAACTAA
- a CDS encoding iron chelate uptake ABC transporter family permease subunit, with product MIAASHPPSRTLPRRRRRATLVVGVTIAIAVLAAIAGLTTGSFHTSLSDVASALMGTADGPTTVVVMGMRVPRMLAALAIGAALGLAGAVFQTLARNPLASPDIIGFSAGSATGALVGLTLIAPTASPAAGAWIGGILTVVVVMAIARSVGVSRERTILAGIALSTLLAAVNDYLLTRAPIEIARNADQWLHGSLVATTLSDVALLVGALGVLGFILVLVHRDFRTLELGDDTARSLGVRIGHLRLLLIVVAALLTGTATAVAGPIGFIALAAPQLARRTMGTSGIPLWGSAVTGATVLLVADVIAQRALAPLQIPVGLLTAVVGGAYLFWIVARTRR from the coding sequence GTGATCGCCGCATCCCACCCGCCGAGCCGCACGCTCCCCCGACGGCGCCGCCGCGCGACGCTCGTGGTCGGCGTGACGATCGCGATCGCCGTCCTCGCGGCGATCGCCGGCCTGACGACGGGTTCCTTCCACACCTCGTTGAGCGACGTGGCATCCGCCCTGATGGGGACGGCCGACGGGCCCACCACCGTCGTCGTCATGGGGATGCGCGTTCCACGCATGCTCGCCGCCCTCGCGATCGGCGCGGCGCTGGGCCTGGCCGGCGCGGTCTTCCAGACCCTGGCACGCAACCCGCTCGCGAGCCCCGACATCATCGGGTTCAGCGCGGGCTCGGCCACCGGCGCCCTCGTCGGGCTCACGCTCATCGCGCCCACCGCGTCGCCCGCGGCGGGCGCGTGGATCGGCGGCATCCTGACGGTCGTGGTCGTCATGGCGATCGCGCGCAGCGTCGGCGTCTCGCGCGAGCGGACCATCCTCGCCGGCATCGCGCTGAGCACCCTGCTGGCGGCCGTGAACGATTATCTGCTCACCCGCGCACCGATCGAGATCGCCCGCAACGCCGACCAGTGGCTGCACGGCAGCCTCGTCGCGACCACGCTCTCCGACGTGGCCCTGCTCGTCGGGGCCCTCGGCGTCTTGGGTTTCATCCTGGTCCTGGTGCATCGTGACTTCCGCACTCTGGAGCTCGGCGACGACACCGCCCGCTCGTTGGGCGTTCGCATCGGGCACCTGCGGCTGCTGCTCATCGTGGTCGCGGCTCTTCTGACCGGAACCGCCACCGCCGTCGCCGGTCCCATCGGGTTCATCGCCCTCGCCGCCCCGCAGCTCGCGCGCCGCACCATGGGCACGAGCGGGATCCCCCTGTGGGGATCGGCGGTCACGGGCGCCACGGTGCTGCTCGTCGCCGACGTCATCGCCCAGCGGGCGCTGGCCCCGCTGCAGATCCCCGTCGGATTGCTGACGGCCGTCGTCGGAGGCGCCTACCTGTTCTGGATCGTGGCTCGAACGCGTCGGTGA
- a CDS encoding iron ABC transporter permease, with amino-acid sequence MPDLATVTPPTAVTRLVTRHRAARMRLVILTVAMVVAVIVLTVASLAVGSRALAPADVIAALFSDRRDAAGVIVHELRVPRTLTALLAGACLGVAGVLMQAVTRNPLADPGLLGVNAGAAVGVVVAIAFFGVGTASGYVWFAFAGAASAALLVNAAARPGRRGDTVGLILAGVALSACLGAVVRIITLADDDTFESFRFWAVGSFERRDADVAAQVLPFAIAGLILTLVIARGLDQLRLGTDLARSLGTSPALTIVGAGAAITLLCAAATSAAGPLAFIGLIVAHIVRRTVGGDVRSTIVLAALSGAALTLASDVIGRVIAIPGEVEAGIVAAFVGAPLLLWLVVRRAS; translated from the coding sequence GTGCCTGACCTCGCCACCGTCACTCCCCCGACGGCGGTCACCCGACTCGTCACCCGTCACCGGGCCGCGCGAATGCGCCTGGTGATTCTGACCGTCGCGATGGTGGTGGCGGTCATCGTGCTCACCGTCGCCAGCCTCGCCGTCGGGTCGCGCGCGCTCGCCCCCGCCGACGTCATCGCCGCCCTGTTCTCGGACAGGCGAGATGCCGCGGGCGTGATCGTGCACGAGCTCCGTGTTCCACGCACGCTCACCGCCCTGCTGGCCGGTGCGTGCCTCGGGGTGGCGGGTGTGCTCATGCAGGCGGTCACCCGCAATCCCCTCGCCGATCCGGGTTTGTTGGGCGTCAACGCGGGAGCGGCCGTCGGGGTGGTCGTGGCGATCGCCTTCTTCGGCGTGGGGACGGCGAGCGGATACGTCTGGTTCGCCTTCGCGGGAGCCGCGTCGGCGGCCCTGCTGGTGAACGCCGCCGCCCGTCCCGGTCGCCGCGGCGACACCGTCGGACTGATCCTGGCCGGAGTCGCGCTGAGTGCGTGTCTCGGCGCGGTCGTGCGCATCATCACGCTCGCCGACGACGACACGTTCGAGTCGTTCCGGTTCTGGGCCGTCGGCTCGTTCGAGCGGCGCGACGCGGACGTGGCGGCGCAGGTGCTCCCGTTCGCGATCGCGGGCCTGATCCTGACCCTCGTGATCGCTCGGGGACTCGACCAGCTGCGCCTGGGCACCGACCTGGCCCGCTCGCTCGGAACCTCGCCCGCCCTGACGATCGTCGGCGCGGGCGCGGCCATCACCCTGCTCTGTGCCGCCGCGACCTCGGCCGCGGGGCCGCTGGCCTTCATCGGCCTGATCGTCGCCCACATCGTGCGCCGCACCGTCGGCGGCGACGTGCGCTCGACGATCGTCCTCGCCGCCCTGTCGGGTGCGGCGCTCACCCTCGCGAGCGATGTGATCGGACGCGTCATCGCGATACCGGGCGAGGTCGAAGCCGGGATCGTCGCGGCGTTCGTCGGGGCGCCGCTGCTGCTCTGGCTCGTCGTTCGGAGGGCGTCGTGA
- a CDS encoding iron-siderophore ABC transporter substrate-binding protein encodes MTVFRSPSFRTRFRPRRLGAVIGVTAVLALAGCAGSPAPASTVDAEAGSTGEWVVARDLEPGMGSTEPDGVFPRTVTHFEGATEIPAAPTRIAVVSTGQLDALLALGEVPTAATRAENSGLVPQYLVDAFTQDAAALSAMTDIGQRTEPDLEALAQSAPDLILINSTRGAELYDALAAIAPTVVTKGNGVNWKSDFLLIADALGDEGAARGILDALHADSAAFAQTHPEGEPTVSFLQSTGDRTRIMGVPSFAGGIAEDLGLGRPASQQFDETSQEISAEQIDLADADRLFYAGTGQGLAFIEDAPLWPTLNAVADGHTVAVDFDPWFMNAGPVAARLVQDEIVRAIDD; translated from the coding sequence GTGACTGTTTTTCGTTCTCCGTCCTTCCGCACCCGTTTTCGTCCTCGTCGCCTCGGCGCTGTCATCGGCGTGACGGCCGTGCTCGCCCTCGCCGGCTGCGCGGGCTCGCCCGCCCCCGCGTCGACCGTCGATGCCGAAGCCGGTTCCACCGGCGAATGGGTCGTGGCGCGCGACCTCGAACCCGGTATGGGCTCGACCGAGCCAGACGGCGTCTTCCCGCGCACGGTGACCCACTTCGAGGGGGCGACCGAGATCCCCGCCGCGCCGACGCGCATCGCCGTCGTGTCGACCGGTCAGCTCGACGCACTCCTCGCCCTCGGCGAGGTCCCCACCGCCGCGACGCGCGCCGAGAACAGCGGGCTCGTGCCGCAGTACCTCGTCGACGCCTTCACTCAGGATGCCGCGGCCCTCAGCGCCATGACTGACATCGGCCAGCGCACCGAGCCCGACCTCGAGGCCCTCGCGCAGTCGGCCCCCGATCTCATCCTCATCAACTCCACGCGCGGCGCAGAGCTGTACGACGCGCTCGCGGCCATCGCTCCGACCGTCGTCACCAAGGGCAACGGCGTCAACTGGAAGAGCGACTTCCTGCTCATCGCCGACGCCCTCGGAGACGAGGGCGCGGCGCGCGGCATCCTCGACGCTCTGCACGCCGACAGTGCGGCGTTCGCGCAGACGCACCCGGAGGGGGAGCCGACCGTGTCGTTCCTGCAGTCGACGGGCGACCGCACCCGCATCATGGGGGTGCCGTCGTTCGCGGGTGGCATCGCCGAGGATCTGGGGCTGGGGCGGCCGGCGTCGCAGCAGTTCGACGAGACGTCGCAAGAGATCAGCGCCGAACAGATCGACCTCGCCGACGCCGATCGCCTGTTCTACGCGGGAACCGGCCAGGGGCTGGCTTTCATCGAGGACGCGCCGCTGTGGCCGACCCTGAACGCGGTCGCCGATGGGCACACCGTGGCCGTTGATTTCGACCCCTGGTTCATGAATGCGGGTCCGGTCGCGGCGCGTCTGGTGCAGGACGAGATCGTCCGCGCGATCGACGACTGA
- a CDS encoding fasciclin domain-containing protein has product MLINKKPVVAGLALVLGSAFALTACSGGSTTSGGTTEESMAPSMAASPSASATSSMMDPAANLVGAGCADYAAAVPSGSGSVAGMAADPVAVAASNNPLLTTLTAAVSGQLNPDVNLVDTLNGSEFTVFAPVDDAFAKIDAATIDGLKTDSATLTKILTYHVVPGQIAPDAIDGTHTTVEGQDVTVAGSGDSITVNGSANVICGGVQTANATVYLIDSVLMPPM; this is encoded by the coding sequence ATGCTCATCAACAAGAAGCCCGTCGTTGCTGGTCTCGCCCTCGTTCTGGGCTCGGCCTTCGCACTCACCGCCTGCTCCGGCGGCTCCACCACCTCGGGCGGCACCACCGAGGAGAGCATGGCTCCCTCGATGGCCGCCTCGCCCTCTGCCTCGGCGACGTCGTCGATGATGGACCCGGCCGCCAACCTCGTCGGTGCCGGCTGTGCCGACTACGCCGCCGCCGTTCCCTCGGGCTCCGGCTCGGTCGCCGGCATGGCTGCTGACCCGGTCGCGGTCGCCGCCTCGAACAACCCGCTGCTCACCACGCTCACCGCGGCGGTCAGCGGCCAGCTGAACCCCGACGTGAACCTGGTCGACACGCTCAACGGCAGCGAGTTCACCGTCTTCGCTCCGGTCGACGACGCGTTCGCCAAGATCGACGCCGCCACCATCGACGGCCTCAAGACCGACTCGGCCACGCTGACCAAGATCCTCACGTACCACGTGGTTCCCGGCCAGATCGCGCCCGACGCCATCGACGGCACCCACACCACGGTCGAGGGCCAGGACGTCACGGTCGCCGGTTCGGGCGACTCGATCACGGTCAACGGCTCGGCCAACGTCATCTGCGGTGGCGTCCAGACCGCCAACGCCACGGTGTACCTCATCGACTCGGTGCTGATGCCCCCGATGTAA
- the sigK gene encoding ECF RNA polymerase sigma factor SigK, whose translation MVIDGFDLPDDGTEPVDQVGALLQRVATGDRLAFAELYDVLSARAFGLILRVLVDRSQSEEVLQEVFLEIWQSAARFTPNRGQGRSWVLTIAHRRAVDRVRSSQSSADRDVRAGFRDMDVAYDNVSEKVEMKIEGRRVVDALAALPEAQKEALTLAYFGGYSQSEIATLVGAPLGTIKTRMRDGLSRLRMEMGVDK comes from the coding sequence ATGGTGATCGACGGTTTCGACCTTCCCGACGACGGGACGGAGCCTGTCGATCAGGTCGGAGCGCTGCTGCAGCGCGTCGCGACGGGCGACCGCCTCGCCTTCGCCGAGCTGTACGACGTCCTGTCGGCTCGTGCCTTCGGCCTCATCCTGCGCGTGCTCGTCGACCGATCGCAGAGCGAAGAGGTGCTGCAGGAGGTCTTCCTCGAGATCTGGCAATCCGCCGCGCGGTTCACTCCGAATAGAGGCCAAGGAAGGTCGTGGGTTCTCACGATCGCCCACCGGAGAGCGGTGGACCGCGTGCGGTCGTCGCAGTCCAGTGCCGATCGTGACGTACGCGCGGGGTTCCGCGATATGGACGTTGCCTATGACAACGTCTCTGAAAAAGTCGAGATGAAGATCGAGGGGCGACGCGTCGTCGATGCACTGGCGGCGCTTCCCGAAGCGCAGAAAGAAGCCCTCACCCTGGCCTACTTCGGTGGATACAGCCAGAGTGAGATCGCTACTCTCGTCGGGGCGCCGCTCGGAACGATCAAGACGAGGATGCGCGACGGATTGTCACGCTTGAGGATGGAAATGGGGGTGGACAAGTGA
- a CDS encoding anti-sigma factor domain-containing protein — translation MNERDFADLAAGHALNALSAADERAYQEALAGNPHWDSHVRSAADAVAAISETIEPVEPPASVRASLFARISDLPQDDSPAAATPAPLDDEDFAAAGLTPVVTEREPVSTGSVASASGWGRRRWFTLAASFAAVLALGFGAVSVGQLMAPPAAVVALEQIEGSPDARSATATMPDGTVATAHWSASTGRSVLVSDGMPALPSDKTYELWFVREGTPIAAGTFEPDADGSATAVLEGQMHEGDVIAVTIEPAGGSPDGTPSTDAVVAVATA, via the coding sequence GTGAACGAGAGGGACTTCGCCGACCTCGCTGCCGGGCACGCGCTGAACGCGCTCTCGGCAGCAGATGAGCGCGCGTACCAGGAGGCTCTGGCGGGTAATCCGCACTGGGACTCCCACGTTCGATCTGCCGCCGACGCCGTGGCCGCGATCAGCGAAACCATCGAGCCCGTCGAGCCGCCTGCTTCCGTGCGTGCGTCATTGTTCGCCCGCATCTCCGATCTTCCCCAAGACGATTCCCCCGCTGCGGCGACCCCCGCCCCGCTCGACGACGAGGACTTCGCCGCAGCGGGCCTCACCCCTGTCGTGACGGAGCGTGAGCCCGTATCGACTGGTTCCGTCGCCTCGGCATCCGGCTGGGGCCGTCGCCGGTGGTTCACCCTGGCTGCGTCGTTCGCCGCTGTTCTCGCTCTCGGCTTCGGCGCCGTGAGCGTGGGTCAGCTGATGGCACCCCCGGCCGCCGTCGTCGCCCTGGAGCAGATCGAAGGATCGCCCGACGCCCGCTCGGCCACGGCCACCATGCCCGACGGCACCGTCGCGACCGCCCATTGGTCGGCGTCGACCGGACGCAGCGTGCTGGTCTCCGACGGCATGCCCGCGCTTCCGTCCGACAAGACGTACGAGCTGTGGTTCGTGCGCGAGGGCACCCCGATCGCCGCCGGAACCTTCGAGCCGGATGCCGATGGCTCGGCGACCGCGGTTCTCGAGGGCCAGATGCACGAGGGCGACGTCATCGCCGTCACGATCGAGCCGGCGGGCGGTTCGCCCGACGGAACGCCCAGCACCGACGCCGTCGTCGCCGTCGCGACGGCCTGA
- a CDS encoding DNA-directed RNA polymerase subunit beta, translated as MSDSSREFHKPVRRPAELFDRLFAAEDPAEVSRVAHSTAQALLSRVRADPTVDVVERLVAFTDDNGIDDIAELWSRSPAKSLPGALWRLYLLQLMIHDDAPTAALLYERGRSEIATVDPVVAGAPAPAGPEELVQLIDTILRGLFEGDFAVALDRAAAFCRVQASGSSHLADDYENTESERATALTTRALRLATYADDLSASAALWRRDALA; from the coding sequence ATGAGCGATTCCTCACGCGAGTTCCACAAGCCCGTGCGACGGCCCGCTGAGCTGTTCGACCGCCTGTTCGCGGCGGAGGACCCCGCCGAGGTGTCGCGCGTCGCGCACAGCACCGCGCAGGCCCTGCTGTCGAGGGTGCGGGCAGACCCCACCGTCGACGTCGTCGAGCGACTGGTCGCCTTCACCGACGACAACGGGATCGACGATATCGCGGAGCTGTGGTCGCGTTCCCCGGCGAAGTCGCTGCCCGGCGCACTCTGGCGCCTGTACCTGTTGCAGTTGATGATCCACGACGACGCCCCGACGGCGGCTCTTCTGTATGAGCGGGGACGCAGCGAGATCGCCACGGTCGACCCCGTCGTTGCGGGCGCGCCTGCCCCCGCCGGACCGGAAGAACTCGTGCAGCTGATCGACACGATCCTGCGAGGCCTTTTCGAGGGGGACTTCGCCGTGGCGCTCGATCGCGCGGCGGCCTTCTGCCGTGTGCAGGCTTCGGGGTCGAGCCATCTGGCCGATGACTACGAGAACACCGAGTCGGAGCGGGCGACGGCGCTCACCACCCGCGCGTTGCGCCTGGCGACGTACGCCGACGACCTGTCGGCATCCGCCGCGCTCTGGCGCCGCGACGCGCTCGCCTGA